A region from the Gossypium hirsutum isolate 1008001.06 chromosome A08, Gossypium_hirsutum_v2.1, whole genome shotgun sequence genome encodes:
- the LOC107959992 gene encoding uncharacterized protein: protein MVIPTSADGVRGRKKSSRGHHRFVGVRQRPSGRWVAEIKDSLQKVRLWLGTFDTAEDAARAYDDAARALRGANARTNFELPPSASKTTANRVSLDHIEPFSFEEVCGTGNDADGFLGALKAKLLDGKGLKVLSPANRAALQPIVASNSSQNNQNVSRESRTTTVAPQGIRNMNPVPGPLNPGSSKPDLLNRYQVAANHVGVQWPQPQPGQSQIESMASMMWSNEPSFEAEWGTQMNQVPPNGFFNITTCTAAATSTWPLSGTTESTMDLSYSDQCPIGLQMNMNGKTNMVSMPMSQFDETAEGVWPSPQQFEQCDNNGWSSANGSWDPYLYVSSVLG, encoded by the coding sequence ATGGTGATTCCTACCAGTGCTGATGGAGTTCGTGGCAGAAAGAAGTCATCCAGAGGACACCATAGATTTGTGGGAGTTAGGCAGAGACCATCGGGGAGATGGGTGGCCGAAATCAAGGATTCTTTGCAGAAGGTTAGGCTTTGGCTTGGAACTTTTGATACTGCCGAGGACGCAGCTCGAGCTTACGATGATGCTGCCCGAGCCCTGCGTGGAGCTAATGCGCGCACCAACTTTGAGCTACCTCCATCAGCCTCAAAAACCACAGCCAACCGCGTCTCGCTAGATCACATCGAACCTTTCTCCTTTGAGGAAGTCTGTGGGACGGGGAACGATGCTGATGGGTTTCTTGGTGCACTCAAGGCTAAGTTGCTTGATGGCAAAGGGCTTAAAGTCCTATCACCAGCTAATCGTGCCGCTTTGCAACCCATCGTTGCTTCTAACTCTTCCCAAAACAACCAAAATGTAAGCAGAGAATCAAGAACGACAACCGTGGCTCCTCAAGGAATCAGAAACATGAACCCTGTTCCGGGTCCACTAAATCCAGGTTCTAGCAAGCCTGACCTCCTAAATCGTTATCAAGTAGCTGCAAATCATGTTGGTGTTCAGTGGCCTCAACCTCAACCTGGTCAAAGCCAAATTGAGTCTATGGCAAGTATGATGTGGTCCAATGAACCGTCATTTGAAGCTGAATGGGGCACACAGATGAACCAAGTCCCACCAAATGGATTCTTTAATATCACCACTTGTACAGCTGCTGCTACATCTACTTGGCCACTTTCCGGGACAACCGAATCAACCATGGACTTGTCATATTCGGACCAGTGCCCGATAGGGTTGCAAATGAATATGAACGGTAAAACAAATATGGTGAGCATGCCAATGTCTCAATTTGATGAAACAGCAGAAGGTGTTTGGCCATCCCCCCAGCAGTTTGAGCAGTGTGACAATAATGGTTGGAGTAGTGCTAATGGCTCTTGGGATCCTTACCTCTATGTTTCCTCTGTGCTTGGTTGA